Proteins from one Podospora pseudocomata strain CBS 415.72m chromosome 4, whole genome shotgun sequence genomic window:
- a CDS encoding hypothetical protein (COG:H; EggNog:ENOG503PBSP), which translates to MQPDKLSSTEQTLFVTLKARQLLGDSLAAAVVEQIDYDFDRLQVGSLVAGVIGLRSALFDKWIRDFLTRHSHANVIHLACGLDTRPHRISWGDSVRWIDVDLPDVVDLRREFMPEPSRANQYSLMAGSALDSAFIQSLQNDRPTIIVIEGLVPYLTTSEGEAMIADLCGHFKTGELIFDITNWYTTLIERLVGSIKHTKAKLRWTSDKPKNLEKVHPGLTLLEAHPLCTLDGVRNLPLGGRIFLWLQSLIPFTRYSAQYLRLAF; encoded by the coding sequence ATGCAGCCCGACAAGCTAAGCAGCACGGAACAGACGCTTTTCGTCACTCTAAAGGCTCGACAACTTCTAGGTGACAGCTTGGCAGCAGCTGTCGTCGAGCAGATCGATTACGACTTCGATAGACTTCAAGTTGGTTCCCTTGTTGCTGGCGTCATAGGCCTTCGGTCAGCGCTGTTTGACAAATGGATACGCGACTTTCTCACCCGACACTCTCATGCCAACGTCATCCACTTAGCTTGCGGGCTCGACACTCGCCCACACCGGATTTCATGGGGCGACAGCGTTCGTTGGATTGACGTCGATCTCCCAGATGTTGTAGATTTACGGCGGGAGTTCATGCCAGAACCGTCGAGGGCCAACCAATACAGCCTCATGGCGGGCTCTGCCCTCGATTCGGCCTTTATACAATCCCTCCAAAATGACCGGCCAACCATTATTGTCATCGAGGGTCTCGTGCCGTATCTCACCACCTCAGAGGGCGAGGCCATGATTGCCGATTTGTGTGGCCATTTCAAGACGGGGGAGCTGATATTTGACATTACCAACTGGTACACAACCCTTATCGAGAGACTCGTCGGCTCCATCAAGCACACAAAGGCGAAGCTGAGGTGGACATCTGACAAGCCGAAGAATCTGGAGAAGGTTCATCCGGGCTTAACATTGCTCGAGGCTCATCCCTTGTGCACCCTCGATGGTGTCAGGAATCTGCCATTGGGTGGTCGGATTTTCTTGTGGTTACAATCTCTGATTCCTTTCACCAGATACAGCGCTCAGTATTTGCGACTCGCATTTTAA